In the genome of Phlebotomus papatasi isolate M1 chromosome 2, Ppap_2.1, whole genome shotgun sequence, one region contains:
- the LOC129801585 gene encoding charged multivesicular body protein 5 — MNRLFGKAKPKEPLPSINDCIQGVDTRAESVEQKINKLDTELRKYKDQMAKMREGPAKNAVKAKAMRVLKQKKMYENQAESLRNQSFNMEQANYAHQTLKDTHATVAAMKDGVKSMKKEFKKINIDQIEDIQDEMADMLEQSDEVQEALGRTYGMPEIDDDELAAELEALGDDIALDDDTSYLDDVVKAPEAPDKEPGADSVVLKNKDGIPVDEFGLPMIPASMKTT; from the exons ATGAATCGCCTTTTCGGAAAGGCTAAGCCCAAGGAGCCTTTGCCCAGCATCAATGATTGCATCCAAGGA GTTGACACTCGGGCGGAGTCTGTGGAACAGAAAATAAACAAGTTGGACACAGAACTGCGCAAGTACAAGGATCAGATGGCTAAGATGAGAGAAGGTCCGGCCAAGAATGCTGTCAAGGCGAAAGCAATGCGTGTCCTGAAGCAGAAAAAGATGTACGAGAATCAGGCTGAGAGTCTCAGGAACCAATCTTTCAACATGGAGCAGGCCAATTATGCCCATCAGACACTGAAGGACACTCATGCAACTGTAGCAGCCATGAAGGATGGGGTGAAGAGCATGAAGAAAGAGTTCAAGAAGATCAATATTGATCAGATCGAAGACATCCAGGATGAAATGGCAGACATGCTGGAGCAATCGGATGAGGTACAGGAGGCCCTTGGGCGCACCTATGGCATGCCAGAGATTGATGATGATGAACTGGCGGCTGAGCTTGAAGCTTTGGGAGATGATATTGCTCTCGATGATGACACCAGTTACTTGGATGACGTGGTGAAGGCTCCGGAGGCACCAGACAAGGAACCTGGAGCTGATAGTGTTGTGCTTAAGAACAAAGATGGAATTCCAGTGGATGAATTTGGGCTACCCATGATTCCAGCATCGATGAAGACGACATAA
- the LOC129801451 gene encoding VWFA and cache domain-containing protein CG16868 — protein MLAPSWLFALALLLVSDTGSTSDRGSHYVPVILNGTATVSVRRLTEAPPAATEEPSRAQKLAKRLEERFREIRDAELGVPDVQEMFDSMEFAPVARDDVDTVKRMSQRLAAKMEKAHLVISSLRDFIVDSVQARNRSKLNSVTFPCPFRSTVPPSLQYDRQQIEIVNFMKTLEDIKDEEEQFETSLTNELKKFTHSTAHFKRQFFLAASDNAVDKKCPDNQHLRTVFTAAIWSKKILLLVDHGSSLNMDQLELTKATAKSVIGLLHPTDSVAVVSISDRVGVFAPDYKTQCITGQMHPATLDNRVKLTKFLDGLNKTKAQTNHTLGFEYAFKLLGDIEQDSHQGHFMFLYISRGLLSSLADATGVLEVIAAGQKRLRHPVSINTIQVVLDEKRIMYETQFLWDITVQDYKKHKIESLDVTEPGIMLTVNKYRIDEVYINVTALFSKMFREGLLTQNITLHQPYLDPDSKDILVSVTQTCERFGVFGVDLYLNDLAEDVLYYSKYPDSYAFIVDTSGNVVSHPSFADRASAVEMIFPTDISLIEPPPFTPALRDELLKEIFGTHSHRDATTNDTVTYTWHHVMDSYVICIVTRSGGFNRSPVMLKRVHPGIHYYHQHHNEVSMASLPDVIYHRLDLIPPPGGKTMCRHFKQIATMDCGTLFLSPAAFQSPFLFIRNSRESSSKATIHSIQSLMAYIKDKTSLLANPGLLNGVRNDVAALTHIIGYLKKRHLREGPLKNFIIRRYVASVNGVLLVYPGSQVNNQLEINQRPWFGRAMAYPGRIVVTEPYLDVGGAGYVITVAHTIFEGKPNALHNAQRDTPIGIVALDLTMGFHYKLVMESGTFCTEANVKCFLMEDRGYLIAHPSVLEPVTGANSRRPLEHITHRESFVANDILNHKELVQKKLCNVYANRTIQRYYQFNISLTDVLTNVVHGERTKYQITVVPGTNIFVGVLNASNDGGAFCPCSTVDRLCLNCNRMEQTECECPCECPLHYDPPLNSTEAPKCTTTTEADDQRLAADGVCMPFMPEASPASALTYAVDDLELRACVNVVCDLCTTQTECLGVIGCEWCQVDVDGETIFTQPFCTSMQSCFNGILGSATPYGDGQLGSTIVDPLIPPAYSAIGPVAGATIALCLVVGFAMYCYRQNQDPGGAEHLYGDSQGENQLDVPMARLNFDDMAHDDGDLGNSSNQNLLPSQGSGIMIPEVSLYRAPSACRRPNAADSDHGYSTMTPHEDSENLCFTLADPLLSHKRLSMSDSASISTSVSSPTNHCRPLGLERHLVTPPEGTTVLPASPHLVLAPVTVHRQMETTTS, from the exons ATGTTGGCCCCCTCTTGGCTCTTCGCCCTCGCTCTGCTTCTGGTTTCTGACACCGGAAGCACCAGCGATAGAGGAAGTCACTATGTACCTGTTATTCTCAATGGAACGGCAACGGTGAGTGTCCGGCGACTAACTGAGGCACCGCCTGCTGCAACTGAGGAGCCGTCTCGGGCTCAAAAACTGGCTAAGCGTTTGGAGGAGCGGTTTCGGGAGATCCGGGATGCAGAATTGGGTGTGCCAGATGTGCAGGAAATGTTTGATTCAATGGAGTTCGCTCCAGTGGCGAGGGATGATGTGGATACGGTAAAGAGGATGTCTCAGAGGCTGGCAGCAAAAATGGAGAAGGCACATCTGGTGATATCGAGTTTGAGGGATTTTATTGTGGATTCGGTTCAAGCACGAAATCGCTCAAAGCTCAATTCGGTAACTTTTCCCTGTCCCTTTCGGTCCACGGTACCTCCATCGCTGCAGTATGATCGGCAGCAGATAGAGATtgtgaatttcatgaaaacccttGAAGATATTAAGGATGAGGAAGAGCAATTTGAGACATCACTGACCAATGAATTGAAGAAATTCACTCACAGTACTGCCCATTTCAAGAGACAATTCTTCCTAGCTGCTTCAGACAATGCTGTAGACAAAAAATGTCCGGACAATCAGCATCTCAGGACAGTCTTTACAGCAGCCATTTGGAGTAAGAAGATCCTTTTACTGGTTGACCATGGAAGTTCTCTGAACATGGATCAATTGGAACTAACAAAAGCCACAGCAAAAAGCGTCATTGGACTCCTCCATCCGACGGATTCTGTGGCTGTGGTCAGTATCTCAGATCGTGTGGGAGTCTTTGCTCCCGACTATAAAACACAGTGCATCACAGGACAGATGCATCCCGCCACGCTGGACAATCGCGTGAAATTGACAAAGTTCCTGGATGGACTCAATAAAACCAAAGCCCAAACTAATCATACATTGGGCTTTGAATATGCTTTCAAGTTGCTCGGGGATATTGAGCAGGATTCCCATCAAGGTCACTTTATGTTCCTGTACATCAGCCGAGGACTCTTGTCGTCGCTGGCCGATGCAACGGGGGTACTAGAAGTTATTGCTGCTGGGCAGAAGCGTTTGAGGCATCCAGTGTCCATAAATACGATTCAAGTTGTTTTGGATGAGAAGAGAATCATGTATGAGACTCAGTTTCTCTGGGATATCACTGTTCAAGACTACAAGAAGCACAAGATTGAGAGTTTGGATGTGACTGAACCGGGGATTATGCTGACAGTTAACAAGTATCGCATTGATGAGGTTTATATCAATGTGACAGCGTTATTCAGCAAAATGTTCAGAGAGGGACTCTTAACACAGAATATTACCCTTCATCAGCCATACTTGGATCCAGATTCTAAAG ATATCCTCGTGAGTGTTACTCAAACTTGCGAGAGATTTGGAGTATTTGGGGTTGATTTGTATTTGAATGATCTGGCTGAGGATGTGCTGTACTACAGCAAATACCCAGATTCCTATGCCTTCATCGTGGACACAAGTGGTAATGTTGTGTCTCATCCATCTTTTGCTGATCGCGCATCAGCTGTTGAGATGATCTTTCCCACCGATATCAGTTTAATTGAACCACCACCTTTCACTCCTGCCCTTCGCGATGAGTTACTGAAGGAGATTTTTGGCACTCATTCCCACAGAGATGCCACTACAAATGATACTGTAACTTATACGTGGCATCATGTGATGGATTCCTACGTGATTTGCATTGTAACACGATCTGGTGGATTCAATCGGTCTCCAGTGATGCTCAAAAGAGTACATCCTGGGATACACTATTACCATCAGCATCACAATGAAGTGTCAATGGCAAGTCTTCCGGATGTTATTTATCACAGACTGGACTTGATTCCTCCTCCAGGGGGGAAAACCATGTGTCGGCATTTCAAACAGATTGCCACAATGGACTGTGGAACATTGTTTCTGAGTCCAGCTGCCTTCCAATCTCCCTTTCTGTTTATCCGAAATAGTCGCGAAAGTAGCTCAAAGGCCACAATTCACAGTATTCAGAGCTTGATGGCGTACATCAAGGACAAGACGAGTCTTTTGGCTAATCCAGGACTGTTGAATGGAGTGAGAAATGACGTGGCAGCTCTCACGCATATCATTGGGTACCTGAAGAAGAGACATTTACGAGAAGGTCCACTCAAGAATTTTATCATTAGACGGTACGTGGCCTCAGTCAATGGGGTATTGTTGGTCTATCCAGGTTCTCAGGTCAACAATCAATTGGAAATTAATCAAAGACCATGGTTTGGGAGAGCCATGGCCTATCCTGGGAGAATTGTGGTCACTGAACCATATCTCGATGTAGGAGGCGCTGGATATGTCATCACAGTAGCTCAcacaatttttgaaggaaagccCAATGCTCTCCACAATGCTCAAAGAGATACTCCAATTGGTATCGTGGCTCTTGATCTTACCATGGGCTTCCACTATAAATTAGTTATGGAGTCTGGGACTTTCTGTACGGAAGCCAATGTCAAGTGCTTCCTGATGGAGGATCGGGGTTACTTGATTGCTCATCCAAGTGTCTTGGAACCAGTGACTGGAGCGAACTCGAGGCGTCCGCTTGAACACATCACCCACCGCGAGTCTTTTGTGGCCAATGACATTTTGAACCACAAAGAGCTCGTTCAAAAGAAACTGTGCAACGTGTACGCCAACAGGACCATTCAAAG GTACTATCAGTTCAACATATCTCTGACGGACGTCCTTACGAATGTGGTTCACGGAGAGAGGACAAAGTATCAAATTACCGTGGTTCCTGGCACCAATATCTTCGTGGGCGTCTTAAATGCCTCAAATGATGGGGGTGCCTTTTGCCCATGTAGCACTGTTGATCGCCTCTGTCTGAATTGCAATAGAATGGAACAGACTGAGTGCGAGTGTCCGTGTGAGTGTCCCCTTCACTATGATCCTCCTCTGAATTCCACTGAAGCCCCAAAATGCACAACAACAACTGAGGCGGATGATCAGAGATTGGCAGCTGATGGAGTGTGTATGCCCTTCATGCCAGAAGCTTCTCCAGCTTCAGCTCTGACTTACGCCGTGGACGATCTTGAGTTGAGGGCCTGCGTGAATGTTGTGTGCGATTTGTGCACGACACAGACTGAATGTCTGGGAGTTATTGGATGTGAATGGTGCCAGGTGGACGTTGATGGAGAGACAATCTTCACGCAGCCCTTCTGTACGTCAATGCAGTCATGTTTCAATGGAATCCTAGGTTCAGCAACGCCATACGGAGATGGGCAACTTG GATCAACTATTGTGGATCCCTTAATTCCACCAGCATATTCAGCTATAGGGCCAGTAGCTGGGGCTACAATTGCGCTTTGTCTGGTTGTCGGTTTTGCCATGTACTGCTACAGGCAAAATCAAGATCCTGGTGGGGCTGAGCATCTCTATGGGGATTCCCAGGGGGAGAATCAATTGGATGTGCCCATGGCGAGGCTCAATTTTGATGATATGGCACATGATGATGGAGATTTGGGCAATAGCAGTAACCAGAATCTTCTTCCATCACAGGGATCGGGTATTATGATCCCTGAAGTTTCACTATATAGGGCTCCCTCAGCCTGTCGTCGTCCAAATGCCGCAGATTCTGACCATGGATACTCGACGATGACACCCCATGAGGATTCTGAGAATCTATGCTTTACCTTGGCGGATCCATTGCTCTCGCACAAGCGACTGTCCATGTCGGATTCTGCCTCAATTAGCACAAGTGTCTCCAGTCCTACAAATCACTGTAGACCACTTGGCCTGGAGCGACACCTCGTGACGCCCCCGGAGGGCACCACAGTGCTCCCGGCGTCGCCCCACCTCGTCCTGGCCCCTGTCACAGTTCATCGCCAGATGGAGACTACTACCTCGTGA
- the LOC129800982 gene encoding centrosomal protein cep290 yields the protein MEVNWRQILSVSPEKIEDEDKKDEIFEEIIHVSDYDKFDGKTYRKLFKLCQHLLRYKGEQVASLLAELDALATKEAEMEILGTPEYKSLESENTKLRKQVERLEFSNVQSKGKIKELSEEILNLQKKYQDSQFGSEREDSPDALSDLDRQQELLNNISAKNKHIKRLLRDIETLEKESGGLTKQIQELRGALDEATSSLASVTDKYAEAKYKIREQNDFIEALGVKVKDLEGVIEGMQREMEERDMEIDSFGRKLEERAYAWKNLIEEKDAELEKLKEKYEELLEQHPGYNIDAERKEMRRLAEELKLKEEKVTLLEKQLEESRQSQSREIPEKSGKGESNCCEDKQTLLDQAKEKITELEFSMISLEEDNVLKAKQALEAIDALRQYESGTDGLPQALTKISNLERKVKSRDKQICALVAELNTLQNLASENVVLRKKLGIAEDEFISTTSFHAKKRKLVKLTERLQLKLRASEEMRLQLKLEKNDLKRRLGSHPRPESEDLPVDSKICEKCLKTFIPDDNICLSCSKTDIRVKDENDLEKKITKLEENYKVVVDENENLRIGMHEILHQLRDYDATSEHITIDSSTLEKLLHALDARSVSGWYHPAMRMQNELMVVKERELALKERVRVSERQTSTQTIQEDSKNPVGIDKVTQTDFTEEVSMNFDTILCHLCEKNKELEEFREKCTSLATELQQKIIESDSMKHYSVELNQLREVLSLSEDQRDQNLLKKSEEFSNLEREIQTNRRKLEFLMVDFENVSEELKQERKDRLFLVGELEKELTNRRTKIRYLEQEINEIREKNSQQISETEYKKLEEQLQRNTNKLARICKESFENLPATEKERILQDDLETFRDFAIVDSNLTVDLVTRTEFLDMKYDARKAKEEVARLKIEQTHLQEVLQIAQRQISSQQELLTNYSDEEISLRHLVVDLQCVGSDKQLIARCAREIENLKENELKLKKQIENLTTKLKDLEGKFQESEDKLKTSEEEASKNRKNDLLKIQYLSQSLQYLKTSYCKFTPLFLIEEFVSTLGKVLNLKQSLQEEQSIRESQFLEQNLEKCLEKIRESISHDTIEDKIALVKQQTYSEAIEQRLEESRRKQEEIQKELMDLKISTATSIQHWNTLELLLKTNGPKKEQKINCVEKQIQNSPEMANKATNTEGEYQSTPLDIPQKVALEKYPAPQQTDNKMSETEMKASNKCLESQLKQAMILASTRSTLLLETESRLAEAQGRIKAFEKNLEEKDKLLKEEREKNLNNGDKSGHKDDNILSITIASLQNLLLEKDTTLSRYQELLKTERNEHSKSSNEYQKEIESLRAELDQLSRKLREKETAIEDMEQKLKETHAKIKIDSPGVSPESEKLFLDDRYLDEMFLDEKKVLAVDEAQKSHIESLERKIMENEEEIRRMQLQLREVSNREAMWEKSLTEKDREISALNERFNTDLRDLSDNITNRREIEQLREMLEEKDRHINDLTDTLTHFHDDQQKFMSDATLHSADQLAQLSAELSRAEATNKVLNTQIEALKRQITNLSQREKQAREMVKTLKNQLIRRPVISIKNERITSREENLQRRLEQVQSELMDTKEELRKQTNLAESRKAKNASDLNLWEKQKRWQGVAEKLKVKLAEKESELEKLKVSFNTAKATISRLERERHVLETRLRGGSRFCHSPSCPHSHAGKYTPAESPESDDEYEDGQIKGVTGLSTVPRGVDGLENGQEIIEALKARIESQQRKIVAMELEGKGSSAVVNEVEKLQERVSSLEAQNLRLEARNLQLQLDNDMLKQGDDGERQKRRIKHMEDYILVLKNELSQANAKGKVSIANQPLSDSHQTILALKRLVERLKVENKTLKEGKVPAKESISKESFEKLKAEYEKMQNLHAEALARVSSLEIELDLHARAKVDGTGRDSTEDVLEDTAAIREKLRQRTELLEKAKLLLTRAAAKEKNLREQIVFWKRKCSELQNVPFIEETSE from the coding sequence ATGGAAGTGAATTGGAGACAAATCCTCTCTGTgagtcctgaaaaaattgaggatGAGGATAAAAAGGATGAGATATTTGAAGAAATTATCCATGTGAGTGATTATGACAAGTTCGATGGCAAGACCTATAGGAAACTCTTTAAATTGTGCCAGCATTTGCTGCGATACAAAGGTGAGCAGGTTGCCTCCCTTTTGGCCGAATTGGACGCCCTGGCGACCAAAGAGGCTGAAATGGAAATTCTCGGGACACCGGAATACAAATCCCTTGAAAGCGAAAACACAAAACTTCGAAAGCAAGTTGAAAGATTGGAATTTTCAAATGTACAATCAAAGGGAAAGATTAAAGAGTTATCTGAAGAAATTCTCAATCTGCAAAAAAAGTATCAAGATAGCCAATTTGGGAGTGAAAGAGAAGATTCACCAGATGCTCTTTCAGACTTGGATCGCCAGCAGGAACTTTTGAATAATATCAGTGCAAAAAACAAACATATCAAGCGTCTCCTGAGGGATATTGAAACTTTGGAAAAGGAATCTGGGGGCCTTACCAAGCAAATCCAGGAACTCAGAGGAGCTCTCGATGAAGCAACTTCGAGTCTAGCTTCAGTGACAGATAAATATGCTGAAGCAAAATATAAAATCCGTgaacaaaatgattttattgaGGCTCTGGGGGTAAAAGTAAAGGATCTGGAAGGAGTCATTGAAGGAATGCAGAGAGAAATGGAGGAGCGTGATATGGAGATTGATTCATTTGGAAGGAAACTCGAAGAACGTGCTTATGCCTGGAAAAATCTAATAGAAGAAAAGGATGCAGAACTTGAGAAGCTCAAAGAAAAGTATGAAGAACTCCTAGAGCAGCATCCTGGCTACAATATTGATGCTGAGCGCAAGGAAATGCGCCGTTTAGCTGAAGAATTGAAGCTTAAAGAAGAAAAAGTCACCCTTCTGGAAAAGCAATTGGAAGAATCCAGGCAGAGTCAATCCCGTGAAATACCAGAAAAATCCGGAAAAGGGGAATCTAATTGCTGCGAAGATAAACAGACCCTTCTGGATCAGGCTAAAGAAAAAATCACAGAATTGGAATTTTCAATGATATCACTTGAAGAGGACAATGTGCTTAAAGCTAAACAAGCTCTTGAAGCAATTGATGCTCTGAGGCAGTATGAATCCGGGACTGATGGTCTTCCGCAAGCCCTAACAAAAATTTCCAATCTTGAGAGGAAAGTAAAATCAAGAGATAAACAAATTTGTGCTCTAGTTGCTGAACTCAATACACTCCAGAATCTTGCATCTGAAAATGTGGTGCTTAGGAAGAAGCTGGGTATTGCAGAAGATGAATTTATTTCTACAACATCCTTCCACGCAAAGAAGAGGAAGCTTGTGAAGCTTACAGAGCGTCTGCAGTTGAAGTTGAGGGCGTCTGAAGAAATGCGTTTGCAATTGAAACTCGAGAAGAATGATCTGAAACGCCGTCTGGGATCACATCCTCGCCCAGAATCCGAAGATCTTCCTGTAGATTCAAAAATCTGTGAAAAGTGCCTGAAAACATTCATTCCAGATGACAATATTTGCTTATCCTGCAGTAAGACAGATATCAGAGTAAAAGATGAGAATGATTTGGAGAAGAAGATAACGAAATTAGAAGAAAACTACAAAGTTGTTGtggatgaaaatgaaaatttgcgAATTGGAATGCATGAAATTCTTCATCAATTGAGAGACTATGATGCTACCTCTGAGCACATTACGATTGATTCATCAACTTTAGAAAAACTACTGCATGCTCTGGATGCCAGAAGTGTCAGTGGATGGTATCATCCAGCCATGAGAATGCAAAATGAACTCATGGTGGTTAAAGAAAGAGAATTAGCTTTAAAAGAGCGCGTGAGGGTATCTGAAAGACAAACTAGTACTCAAACCATTCAGGAAGATTCTAAAAATCCCGTTGGTATTGACAAAGTTACTCAAACAGATTTCACTGAAGAAGTCTCAATGAACTTTGATACAATCCTGTGTCATCTTTGCGAGAAAAATAAAGAACTGGAGGAATTCAGAGAGAAATGTACATCTTTAGCTACGGAACTTCAGCagaaaataatcgaaagtgacTCTATGAAGCATTATAGTGTTGAATTGAATCAACTCAGGGAGGTACTTAGCCTCTCTGAAGATCAAAGAGATCAGAATCTTTTGAAGAAAAGcgaagaattttcaaatttagaacGAGAAATCCAGACAAATCGTCGAAAACTGGAATTCTTGATGGTGGACTTTGAAAATGTGTCCGAGGAACTCAAACAGGAACGCAAAGATCGGTTATTCTTAGTCGGGGAGCTTGAGAAGGAACTAACAAACCGTAGGACAAAAATAAGATATCTAGAACAAGAAATTAATGagattagagaaaaaaattctcaGCAAATTTCAGAGACTGAGTACAAAAAACTCGAGGAACAACTTCAAAGAAACACTAACAAATTAGCCAGGATATGTAAGGAATCTTTTGAAAATCTTCCAGCCACAGAGAAGGAAAGAATACTACAGGACGACTTAGAGACTTTTAGAGATTTTGCCATTGTAGATAGCAATCTCACCGTAGATCTTGTGACTCGAACGGAATTCTTGGATATGAAATATGATGCCAGGAAGGCCAAAGAGGAAGTAGCTAGACTTAAAATTGAGCAAACACATCTTCAAGAAGTGCTTCAAATAGCTCAGCGGCAGATTTCTTCACAACAAGAACTTCTGACAAATTATTCAGATGAAGAAATCTCACTGCGTCACCTCGTGGTAGATCTTCAATGTGTAGGAAGTGATAAGCAGCTTATAGCTCGGTGTGCTCGAGAAATTGAAAATCTCAAGGAAAATGAACTAAAACTGAAgaaacagattgagaatctTACcacaaaattaaaagatttggaaggaaaattccaagaatctgaGGATAAATTGAAAACTTCCGAAGAAGAAGCTTCCAAGAACCGAAAAAATGATCTTCTGAAAATCCAATATCTCTCCCAAagtcttcaatatttgaaaactTCCTACTGCAAATTTACCCCACTCTTCCTAATTGAGGAATTTGTGTCTACCTTGGGGAAAGTTCTAAATCTCAAACAGAGTCTTCAAGAGGAACAGTCCATCCGAGAGAGCCAATTTCTTgaacaaaatctcgaaaaatgtcttgagaaaattagagaATCCATCAGCCATGATACCATTGAAGATAAAATTGCTCTGGTGAAGCAACAAACATATTCAGAGGCCATTGAGCAACGGCTTGAAGAGTCCAGGAGAAAACAAGAAGAAATCCAAAAAGAATTAATGGATCTCAAAATTTCAACTGCCACATCAATTCAACACTGGAACACCCTTGAGTTACTCTTGAAGACAAATGGGCCAAAGAAAGAACAAAAGATAAATTGTGTGGAAAAACAAATCCAGAACTCTCCAGAAATGGCAAATAAAGCCACAAATACAGAAGGTGAATATCAGAGTACACCACTAGATATTCCTCAGAAGGTTGCTTTAGAGAAGTATCCAGCGCCTCAACAAACCGATAATAAGATGTCAGAAACCGAGATGAAAGCTTCAAATAAATGCTTGGAATCTCAGCTAAAGCAAGCAATGATCTTGGCTTCCACAAGGAGTACTCTCCTTCTTGAGACTGAGAGTCGCCTGGCGGAGGCTCAAGGCCGAATTAAAGCATTTGAAAAGAATTTGGAGGAGAAAGACAAACTCTTGAAGGAAGAGAGAGAAAAGAACTTAAATAATGGAGATAAATCTGGTCATAAGGATGATAATATCCTTAGTATAACCATTGCTTCTCTGCAGAATCTACTTCTGGAAAAGGATACCACTCTATCTAGGTATCAGGAACTCTTGAAAACCGAAAGAAATGAACATTCAAAGTCCAGCAATGAGTATCAGAAGGAGATAGAGTCCCTAAGGGCTGAACTCGATCAACTGTCCAGAAAATTGAGGGAGAAGGAAACAGCAATTGAGGATATGGAACAGAAGCTTAAAGAAACGCATGCAAAAATCAAAATCGACTCTCCAGGAGTTTCTCCTGAGTCTGAGAAACTCTTCCTGGATGATCGGTATTTGGATGAAATGTTTTTGGACGAGAAGAAAGTTTTAGCCGTCGATGAAGCCCAAAAAAGTCACATTGAGAGTCTCGAGAGGAAAATTATGGAGAATGAGGAAGAGATTAGGCGGATGCAGCTGCAACTTCGAGAAGTTAGCAATCGGGAGGCAATGTGGGAAAAGAGTTTGACTGAGAAAGATCGGGAGATTTCAGCTCTCAACGAGAGATTTAACACAGATCTCAGGGACTTATCTGACAATATAACTAATCGACGGGAAATTGAGCAGCTCAGAGAGATGCTAGAGGAAAAGGATCGTCATATTAATGATCTCACAGATACCCTGACTCACTTCCATGATGATCAGCAGAAATTTATGAGTGATGCCACTCTCCACTCTGCTGACCAACTAGCTCAATTGAGTGCTGAATTGAGTCGTGCTGAGGCCACAAATAAAGTCCTGAATACTCAAATTGAAGCCCTAAAGCGTCAGATCACAAATCTGAGCCAGAGGGAGAAACAGGCTAGGGAAATGGTTAAAACTCTGAAAAATCAACTCATCCGACGACCAGTGATCTCTATCAAAAATGAGAGAATTACCAGTAGGGAAGAGAATCTGCAGAGAAGGCTTGAGCAGGTGCAAAGTGAATTAATGGATACAAAGGAAGAACTCAGAAAGCAAACAAATCTGGCTGAAAGTAGAAAGGCCAAAAATGCATCAGATCTAAATCTGTGGGAGAAGCAGAAACGCTGGCAGGGAGTAGCTGAAAAGTTGAAGGTGAAGTTGGCTGAGAAGGAGTCGGAGCTTGAGAAGCTGAAGGTCAGCTTCAACACAGCCAAAGCTACAATATCGCGTCTTGAGCGAGAACGTCATGTTCTAGAAACTCGACTTAGGGGTGGAAGTCGGTTCTGCCACTCTCCATCATGTCCACATTCCCATGCTGGAAAATACACTCCAGCAGAGAGTCCCGAATCCGATGACGAATACGAAGATGGACAAATAAAAGGAGTTACTGGATTGTCAACAGTTCCCCGGGGAGTAGATGGCTTGGAAAATGGGCAGGAGATCATAGAAGCTCTAAAGGCGAGAATTGAGTCTCAACAGAGGAAAATTGTCGCAATGGAATTGGAGGGAAAAGGATCCAGTGCAGTGGTGAATGAAGTTGAAAAGCTCCAAGAGAGAGTGTCTTCGCTGGAAGCTCAAAATCTCCGTCTTGAAGCAAGAAATCTCCAACTCCAACTGGACAATGACATGCTGAAGCAGGGTGATGATGGGGAACGCCAGAAGAGAAGAATTAAGCACATGGAAGACTACATTCTTGTACTTAAAAATGAACTTAGCCAGGCAAATGCCAAAGGAAAAGTTTCAATTGCAAATCAACCCCTTTCGGATTCCCATCAGACAATTCTGGCTCTTAAGCGCCTTGTGGAGAGGCTCAAGGTTGAGAATAAAACTCTCAAGGAGGGAAAGGTTCCGGCAAAAGAATCAATTTCGAAGGAATCTTTTGAGAAACTCAAGGCAGAGTACGAAAAAATGCAGAATCTTCATGCAGAAGCACTGGCTAGGGTATCTTCACTGGAGATTGAGTTAGATCTCCATGCAAGGGCAAAGGTGGATGGAACTGGAAGGGATTCTACGGAAGATGTTCTAGAAGATACAGCAGCAATTCGTGAAAAATTGCGGCAGAGAACAGAATTGCTGGAGAAGGCTAAACTCCTGCTGACCAGAGCAGCAGCTAAAGAGAAAAATCTGAGGGAGCAAATCGTCTTTTGGAAGAGAAAGTGTTCAGAACTTCAGAATGTGCCGTTCATCGAGGAAACTAGCGAGTAA